The DNA window aggctgCACCACAgggcactgctgcctgcagagggtGTGAGTGCTCCTGTGCGTTGCTCGTTTCCTGCAGGTGTTTTcggagcagggcagcagcagccccaggtgcGCTCCCACCTCAGAGCTGTACGACATTTGCCTGGTGCAGACCAACCTGCTGGAGGCCATTGCCGATGAGGACTACTTCCTGCGCTGCGTGAGGAGGTGTGAGGAGAACTATGACCGCTACCTGGCCTGCATGGAGAGGGACACCCCGAGCCAGCAGAGGGATGGACAGTGATGCCACCTCGCCGGGCCAAGGGGCACCGGACTGGGACacaccctgctccctgcaggcagaggtcTGGCTTGGTTTCTGCTTCAAGCTGTCCCCTCTCCAATGTGTGACGTGCCCACTTGGTCCTGCCAGAAACCTCCACGCTGGAGCACAAGCGTCCTGGGAGCGTGTGCAATGGGAACTCTGGAGGaagcagctttctttttcttgttagCGCTGTcaggagctgcctgcctggctggCAGGACAGGGGAAACACAAGCAGCCACGCTGGCATTCCCACACCTCCCTTCCCGCTCCCATGCCAGTGGCTGGTGCGGAGCAGGTGCCAGGGTAAGCGCAGTGTTACCGGCAGCATGCCTGAGTGCCGATTGCGCCATGGCGTTCTCCCCAGCAGATCTAGCAATGCCGTGTCGCTTCTgcctgtttttaaagcaaacctTTCTAGCTCGTTTCTGTTGTGAGTTTCCTGCCTGCCCTTGGCTCTGCCTGTGGGAAGCGCCTTTCCCGACATGTTCAGTCGCAGGGCTCGGCCCAGCAGGGATGAAGGTGATGGTGGTGGCCTTGGACCTGTAGGCCTTCCTAACGCTGCTGAGAGCCCCCTGGCATGGTCGTGCCCCGAGCAGGGCTGAGCTCATGCTCTGTCCCTGGAAGCCCTGTGGTGGTGATGGGCAGGACGGTGGATTCCTGACTCTGTGAGCCCGGTGCTGGCCCGGCCGTAGGGCATGGAGCCGGGAGTCCTGCCGACACCGAGGGGGTCTCCCCATTCCCTTTTATCATGCAGCGGGATGAACGGGGCAAGGGCACGGCgggccggcagcggcaccgagggcccggggcgggccgggcagaggggagcggggcccggcgggggagggccgggccggggcgggcgcggcgccGCCTCCCACCGGCAGCGGGCGGGCccggcgcggagcggcggggAGAGCAGCGGAGCGGACGGAGAGGTGAGCGCGGTCCCGGTCCCTGCCCCTCTCCCGGCAGCGGGGtcccgggcccggcggggcgggggttgCGGGAGGTGTGCTGAGGGCAGGAGCCTCCGCGGGTCTGGACTGTGcacggggagccccgggggcgGGTACGGGCCGTGCAGCGGGAGCCCCGGTGGGTACGGGTTGTGAGCCGGGAGCCTCGGGGTGCGGATGGCCCGGTGGGTGTGGGCAGAGCCCGGGGAAGTGGGAGTCCGAGTGGGTGCGGGCTGTGTGCCGGGATCCCCGGGGTATGGGAACCTCAGGGAGCAGGAGCCCCAGTGAGTGCGGGCAGGGAGCCCAAGGGTGTGAGAGCCCCAGCGGGTGCAGGCGGGGAGCCCAAGGGTGCGGGAACCTCAGTGGGTCCAAGGAGGGAGCCTGGGGAGTGGGACCCCCAGTGGGTGCGGGTGGGGAGCCCAAGGATGCAGGAGTTACAGTGGTATGGGCAGGGAGCCTGGGGAGCCGAAGTCCCAGTGGGTGTGGGCTTTGCATTGGGAGCCCCAGGGAGCATGAACCCGGGGTACAGGAGCCCTAGTAGGTGCAGGTGTGGAGCCCTGGGGCATGGGGGTCTGTTGCACTGCTGAAGGGAGTCTGCTTGCTGGGACTAGGGGGAGTGGTGGGTGCCCAAGCGCTGACTCGGGTGCTCTCCCCGCAGGAGGTGGTGGGTCAGGCCAAGCTGGGCCGGATGGGCGGCGCAGCGGGGCCAGGGCCCGGGGACCCCCAGGGTGGCTGAGCCGGCCCATGGCGACGGGTGCAGGCACCTTTGCATGGGCCGCCTTCCCCGCCATGCCCACGCAGCGTGTGTACTGCAGCGCCACGCACCACGACGGGCAGCTCTTTGTGCTGGGCGGCTGTGGGAGTGGCGGGAgagccctgggtgctgctgagGTGCTCGACCTCCCGACCCAGCGCTGGACCACTCTCCCACCACTGCCCACACCACGGGCTGGCGCTGCCGCCCTCGCCCTGGGCAAGCAGATCCTGGTGGTGGGCGGTGTGGACATGGCGCAGAGTCCCCTTGCCTCTGTGGAGGTCTACCATGTGGATGAGGGCAAGTGGGAGAAGAAGGCAGCGCTGGCTCAGCCTTCCATGGGCATCTCAGCTGTGCAGAGAGGTGAGTGAGGGCTGGGGCTTGGCTGTGAGTACCTCTACTGTCCAGAGAAGTGGGGATGCAGGAGTTGGGGATGCTTAGGTGGGATTTGAATCCGGCTGCCGCTTGGAATGCAGCACAAGGCTTTCACCCAGCAGCTGGACTTGCTGCTTAATGACAGGGTCATGTTCCTGCAATGGGGAGCAGGaactggctgcagcacagggctaGGTGATGCGGAGCCCTTCTGGGCGTGGGAGCCTTTCCTGGCTGCCCTGGCCAGGAGCCATGCTGGGGCAGCTGAgtgccctgctccagcccagctcgATGTGCTGTGCACTGAGTGCGTTGTGATTCCTGCCCAAACTTTGCTGAGCAGCCTCCGAGCCTTGCCACAGCCTGGCAGCCCATGTACTGGGGGCCGGGGTTGGTGCCACATGTGGTGCCCATGTCTGCTACCTGGCTGGGGACACTGTGGCATGGCCGCAGGCTACAGCAGAATGGGCAGGGCCGAGGGGCCAGCAGAGCATCAGTGGGAGTGGGCAGGGGTGCTGGCCgcactgggagcaggagcaggatttGGCAGCATGGCTGTGTTGCCATGGTGTCTCCAGGGAGATGGTACTGCCGAGAATAATTAGAGCTGATGGCCTTGTGCTCCAGTCTGCGCCTGATAGATAGGGCACAGTGGGGGGCAAGGGGGTTCCAGTGGGGTCGGGGCACTGCTGGCCTCAGGCCTGGCTATGTTCACCATCCCCTGGCCACCCCAGAGTGGCAGCTGGCCGTGGCGCTCAGGAGCatctgtgctgcctgccctggatGGCATGGGAGGGCTCCCAGACCCTCGGTGCTGCCCATGGCTCTCCCAACCTCACCACCACCATCTCTTTTGCAGATGGAGCCGTCTATGCGCTGGGGGGAATGGGTGCGGACACCTCTCCCCAGGCACTGGTCCGTGTCTATGAGCCAGCGAAGGACCActggcagcccctgccctccaTGCCCACCCCCTGCTACGGGGCCTCCGCCTTCCTGCAGGGCAACAAGATTTTCGTCCTGGGTAGGTGCTGCTTGGGGTGAGGCAAGCATCCTCCCGCggccctgccctctccctctgctgcctccctggacCAGGGGGTGACCTGATGCACCCCGGGGTGGTTCCACACTGCCTTCCTACCTAACACTGCAGCCAGCAGGCCCCATCCTGCTTGCTGAGCCCACCAATGGTGCTGGCTTGGGGCGCCGGCAGCCGCAGCATCTCCTCTATGCACAGGAGGCCGGCAGGGCAAGCTGCCCGTCACAGCCTTTGAGGCCTTCGACCTGGAGACGAGGAGCTGGACACGGTACCCCAGTGTGCCCAGCCGCCGCGCCTTTGCTGCCTGCGCCATGGCCGACGGCATCATCTTCagcctgggggggctgcagcaacCAGGGCCCCACAACTTCTATTCCCGTCCCCACTTTGTCAACACCGTGGAGATGTTCGATCCCGCACAGGGTGAGCTGCATGTCCCTGGGTGGGGTGGGAGCGTCCTCTGCAGGTCCAGGATGCCTCCCTGGGTCTTGGTGAGGGGTGTCCAGCCCGAGGGTCACGGTTCACCCAGGCTCTGAGCATCAGCCCCTTGGACACATGGCGGGTCCTGCCATGTGTTCCTGGGGTGCCATTAGCCTGGATGTCTCCTGGCTTTGGTGGGTGGAGACACCTTCTGCATGGAGAGGAGCCCCAGTGGATGATGCTTACACCCTCTCACCCCCAGGTGTGTGGAGCAAGCCAAGCCGTGCTGTCCGCATGAGGGAGAAGAGAGCTGACTTTGTGGCTGGCTGCCTGGGAGGAAGAGTGGTGGCCATGGGTGGCCTTGGTACGTCTGTGGTGAGGCGTGTGGCTGTGTTTCTGTCCCCGTCCTTTGTGGTACCTCAGTGACCtgtgtggtggtggggaggtCAGCTGTGCAAAACTGTGGTGGTACTGCAACACCCTCTGCAGCCGCGTGGCCTTAGCTCTGCCCCtccatgtccctcctgtgccccctgaGTGCTGGGGAGATCCTACTGCCCTGCCCCACGGGCTATCCCCCTGTTGTAGTTTaacctcagctggcaactaagctctgaaaagctgctcactcactcccccctggtgagatgggggagagaatcagaagggtgaaagaggaaactcgtgggttgaaataaaggcagtt is part of the Phalacrocorax carbo chromosome 6, bPhaCar2.1, whole genome shotgun sequence genome and encodes:
- the KLHDC8B gene encoding kelch domain-containing protein 8B, which produces MQRDERGKGTAGRQRHRGPGAGRAEGSGARRGRAGPGRARRRLPPAAGGPGAERRGEQRSGRRGGGGSGQAGPDGRRSGARARGPPGWLSRPMATGAGTFAWAAFPAMPTQRVYCSATHHDGQLFVLGGCGSGGRALGAAEVLDLPTQRWTTLPPLPTPRAGAAALALGKQILVVGGVDMAQSPLASVEVYHVDEGKWEKKAALAQPSMGISAVQRDGAVYALGGMGADTSPQALVRVYEPAKDHWQPLPSMPTPCYGASAFLQGNKIFVLGGRQGKLPVTAFEAFDLETRSWTRYPSVPSRRAFAACAMADGIIFSLGGLQQPGPHNFYSRPHFVNTVEMFDPAQGVWSKPSRAVRMREKRADFVAGCLGGRVVAMGGLGNQSCPLDSVEGFSLLRKKWEPLPPMPTGRCSCSSCPAPSLLFVIGGVAQGPSGAVEALCLREVP